The Thioalkalivibrio thiocyanodenitrificans ARhD 1 genome window below encodes:
- a CDS encoding NfeD family protein: MFRLLVWGFLFLLGAGLALGVSGQDDRRTAVLLEISGAIGPATSDYVVRGIRQARDDGAEVVILRMDTPGGLDTAMREIIKEILSSPVPVASYVSPPGSRAASAGTYILYASHIAAMAPATNLGSATPVQIGGVPGMPDDQQDRPDRSRGQADENEASDNGDEAAAGEEDAEERAQPRRGADAMERKVLEDAVAYIRGLAERHGRNADWAEEAVREAVNLTATEALEKNVIDVVAESVADLLEQIHGRTVKMEVGERVLDTENLQVVEIEPDWRSRLLSVITNPNIAYILMMVGIYGIIFELANPGNIFPGVVGVICLVLALYAFQVLPINYAGLALILLGIVLMIAEAFAPSFGILGFGGIAAFVLGSIILMDEATLNISIPLIGGVALVSAAFFIWILSRLFGIRRRKVVTGQEEMIGLEGTAVEDFEGNKGRVWLHSESWSAESPVPVYGGDPVKVTGMKGLRLEVEPVAEQTDTNKGAAT, from the coding sequence ATGTTCCGCCTCCTGGTGTGGGGCTTCCTGTTCCTGCTGGGCGCCGGCCTTGCCCTGGGGGTCTCCGGTCAGGATGACCGGCGTACCGCGGTCCTGCTGGAAATCTCCGGAGCCATCGGGCCCGCCACCAGCGACTATGTCGTGCGCGGCATCCGGCAGGCGCGCGACGATGGTGCCGAGGTGGTGATCCTGCGCATGGATACCCCGGGTGGTCTCGACACGGCCATGCGCGAGATCATCAAGGAGATCCTCTCCTCGCCGGTACCCGTCGCCAGCTATGTATCACCCCCCGGATCCCGCGCCGCCAGCGCGGGTACCTATATCCTCTATGCCAGCCATATCGCCGCCATGGCTCCGGCCACCAATCTGGGCTCGGCCACGCCGGTGCAGATCGGCGGGGTGCCGGGCATGCCCGATGATCAGCAGGATCGGCCAGACAGATCCAGGGGGCAGGCGGACGAGAACGAAGCGTCCGACAACGGTGACGAGGCCGCCGCCGGCGAGGAAGATGCCGAGGAACGCGCGCAACCCCGCCGGGGCGCAGATGCCATGGAGCGCAAGGTCCTGGAGGACGCGGTGGCCTATATCCGCGGCCTCGCCGAGCGCCACGGCCGAAACGCCGACTGGGCCGAGGAGGCGGTGCGCGAGGCGGTGAACCTGACCGCCACCGAGGCGCTGGAGAAGAACGTCATCGATGTGGTGGCCGAGAGCGTGGCGGATCTGCTGGAGCAGATCCATGGACGCACCGTGAAGATGGAAGTGGGCGAACGTGTGCTGGACACGGAAAATCTGCAGGTGGTGGAGATCGAGCCGGACTGGCGCAGCCGGCTGCTGTCGGTGATCACCAACCCCAATATCGCCTACATCCTGATGATGGTGGGCATCTACGGCATCATCTTCGAGCTGGCCAACCCGGGCAACATCTTCCCTGGCGTGGTGGGAGTGATCTGCCTGGTGCTGGCCCTGTACGCCTTCCAGGTGCTGCCCATCAACTACGCCGGGCTTGCGCTCATCCTTCTGGGTATCGTATTGATGATTGCCGAGGCCTTCGCGCCCAGTTTCGGCATACTGGGCTTCGGCGGCATCGCCGCGTTCGTACTGGGATCGATCATTCTGATGGACGAAGCAACCCTGAATATCTCCATCCCGCTGATCGGCGGTGTCGCCCTGGTGTCAGCCGCGTTCTTTATCTGGATTCTGAGCCGGCTGTTTGGCATCCGGAGGCGAAAGGTGGTCACGGGCCAGGAGGAAATGATCGGTCTGGAAGGTACGGCCGTGGAGGATTTCGAGGGCAACAAGGGACGCGTCTGGCTGCACAGCGAGTCCTGGTCCGCCGAGTCTCCCGTTCCGGTCTACGGGGGAGATCCGGTGAAAGTGACCGGCATGAAGGGCCTGCGGCTCGAGGTGGAGCCGGTGGCTGAACAAACCGACACCAACAAAGGAGCTGCCACATGA
- the mobA gene encoding molybdenum cofactor guanylyltransferase MobA — protein sequence MAQANHSIGAITGAVLAGGRATRMGGRDKGLLPLGGEPMVRRVLRALAPQVRTLVINANRNEPVYTTFGYPVVTDDHDDYPGPLAGMAAALRHAPTDWVQCVPCDAPTLPEDLVARLWRALQGTDALIALPFDGHRIQPLFALLHRDLLPALDADIRAGRLAVGRWMLDHTHVEVDFSDCPGGFANLNTPEELALHQSVVRGQ from the coding sequence ATGGCACAGGCAAATCATTCAATCGGGGCAATCACCGGTGCCGTGCTGGCCGGCGGCAGGGCGACGCGCATGGGAGGCCGGGACAAGGGACTGCTGCCGCTCGGCGGGGAACCCATGGTGCGGCGCGTGCTCCGCGCCCTCGCACCCCAGGTGCGTACGCTCGTGATCAACGCCAACCGCAACGAACCGGTCTACACCACGTTCGGCTACCCGGTGGTCACGGACGATCACGACGATTATCCCGGGCCCCTGGCCGGCATGGCCGCAGCCCTGCGCCATGCGCCGACGGACTGGGTGCAATGCGTGCCCTGCGATGCCCCGACACTGCCGGAAGACCTGGTGGCCCGACTGTGGCGCGCACTGCAAGGCACCGATGCCCTGATCGCCCTGCCCTTCGACGGCCACCGCATCCAGCCTCTGTTCGCCCTGCTGCACCGGGATCTCCTCCCCGCACTCGACGCCGATATCCGTGCCGGACGCCTGGCCGTGGGCCGCTGGATGCTGGATCACACACACGTTGAGGTGGATTTCTCCGACTGCCCCGGGGGATTCGCGAACCTCAACACACCCGAGGAACTGGCTTTACATCAGTCAGTGGTCCGTGGCCAGTAG
- a CDS encoding 4Fe-4S binding protein, which produces MAITAKVSAVSSLARLSPHGGPWADQSACLGLRFPGTGCRACESACPASVLKVTTGGLELADGCIRCGRCAAVCPTHALSVPGFQTSAPDDGRDALMVDCAKVPGAGEFPGELRVPCLGGLSRSRLLALVKARPERPVVLMDRGWCTDCAAGGCRSPAMEQVAEVNRWLAAMGVPEHRHIRHQSRPLPLSRMPPEIPDPAMARPMDRRGFLRQLAGQVAVAAQGGDPAHDRVGDPVDPDGSMRIHPAERAAILAQLKDMSPNGRRTLPPDLFTMVEIDADRCHHHGVCATTCPTGALRVWTNGDECGTRFDPVTCTGCGECERNCPQQALRLRRPETVTTPVRPHILSRHDTRVCVRCHTRFVARGLVPDDTDLPVCPACERSNGLMASTFERHFGRSQHPADRQPPQERESI; this is translated from the coding sequence ATGGCGATCACCGCCAAAGTCAGCGCTGTTTCATCGCTTGCGCGTCTCTCCCCGCACGGGGGACCGTGGGCAGACCAGTCTGCCTGCCTTGGCCTGCGCTTCCCCGGCACCGGATGCCGCGCATGCGAAAGCGCCTGTCCGGCATCCGTGTTGAAGGTGACAACCGGGGGACTCGAACTGGCCGACGGTTGCATCCGGTGCGGACGCTGCGCCGCGGTCTGCCCCACCCATGCCCTGTCAGTCCCCGGTTTTCAGACCTCTGCCCCTGACGACGGGCGGGACGCATTGATGGTCGACTGCGCGAAGGTACCCGGTGCCGGGGAGTTTCCCGGCGAGTTGCGCGTCCCCTGCCTCGGGGGCCTCAGCCGCAGCCGCCTCCTCGCCCTGGTGAAGGCAAGGCCGGAGCGTCCCGTGGTGCTCATGGATCGCGGCTGGTGCACGGACTGCGCTGCCGGGGGCTGCCGCTCTCCGGCCATGGAACAGGTCGCGGAGGTCAACCGCTGGCTGGCCGCCATGGGGGTGCCCGAACACCGGCACATTCGCCATCAATCCCGCCCCCTGCCCCTTTCCCGCATGCCGCCGGAGATTCCCGACCCGGCCATGGCCCGGCCCATGGACCGCCGGGGCTTCCTGCGCCAGCTGGCGGGCCAGGTGGCGGTGGCCGCCCAGGGCGGCGATCCGGCGCACGACCGGGTGGGCGATCCGGTCGACCCGGACGGTTCCATGCGAATCCATCCGGCGGAACGCGCTGCCATCCTGGCGCAACTGAAGGACATGTCCCCCAACGGCCGGCGGACCCTGCCCCCCGACCTGTTCACGATGGTGGAGATCGACGCCGATCGCTGCCATCACCACGGTGTATGCGCGACAACCTGTCCCACCGGGGCGTTGCGTGTCTGGACGAACGGTGACGAGTGCGGCACCCGGTTCGACCCGGTCACCTGCACAGGCTGCGGCGAGTGCGAACGCAACTGTCCGCAACAGGCGCTCCGGCTGCGGCGACCCGAAACCGTCACCACGCCCGTACGGCCGCACATCCTGAGCCGTCATGACACGCGTGTCTGCGTCCGATGCCACACACGTTTCGTTGCCCGGGGGCTCGTACCGGACGACACGGACCTGCCCGTATGTCCCGCTTGCGAAAGATCCAACGGATTGATGGCGTCCACGTTCGAACGCCACTTTGGCCGATCGCAGCACCCGGCCGACCGACAACCACCCCAGGAGAGAGAAAGCATATGA
- a CDS encoding sigma-54-dependent transcriptional regulator: protein MSGGMHPRLCLVEDDPIMGESLCDRFALEGFEVDWCRDLAEARAVLPDHAHDVVISDIRLPDGDGDALFEELMAAGSVTCPWLFITGYGAVDRAVALLKRGAADYITKPFDLDALVEKLHGLIVPAGDTVRGQGARLGVSPAMRRLEALLPRLATQAGTVLITGESGVGKEAVARELHRLDAQNASQPFVAVNCGGLTETLLEAELFGHEKGAFTGAVRSRAGVFEQADGGTLFLDEIGDMPLVMQVKLLRAIQERQIVRVGGDAPVSVRLRLICATHQDLLQMVRDGRFREDLYYRIHVIHLRIPPLRERPEDIPWLVRQFLEAHARESGEPLKQLTAAAEQALLRHPWPGNIRELKHAVERAWILNPGPLLQAEVFFDEPREPAQGAYQDAGRLSHYLKTCEESYIRRALELHDGHIGHTAANLGISRKNLWERMKRLGMSD, encoded by the coding sequence ATGAGCGGCGGGATGCATCCGCGGCTGTGCCTTGTCGAGGATGATCCCATCATGGGGGAGTCCCTGTGCGACCGGTTCGCACTCGAGGGCTTTGAAGTGGACTGGTGCCGAGACCTGGCCGAGGCGCGCGCGGTCTTGCCGGACCACGCCCACGACGTGGTGATCAGCGACATCCGACTGCCGGACGGCGACGGTGATGCGCTGTTCGAGGAGTTGATGGCCGCGGGCAGCGTGACCTGTCCCTGGCTGTTCATTACCGGCTACGGCGCGGTGGACCGCGCGGTGGCCCTGCTCAAACGGGGCGCGGCCGATTACATCACCAAGCCCTTCGACCTGGATGCCCTGGTGGAAAAGCTCCACGGGCTCATCGTGCCGGCGGGCGATACCGTCCGCGGGCAGGGTGCCCGGCTGGGCGTTTCACCGGCCATGCGGCGTCTGGAGGCCCTCTTGCCGCGACTGGCGACCCAGGCGGGCACGGTGCTGATCACCGGCGAGTCCGGTGTCGGCAAGGAGGCCGTCGCGCGCGAACTGCATCGGCTGGATGCGCAGAATGCCTCGCAGCCTTTCGTGGCGGTGAACTGCGGCGGGCTCACCGAAACCCTTCTGGAGGCCGAACTCTTCGGTCATGAGAAGGGCGCATTCACCGGCGCGGTGCGTTCTCGTGCCGGGGTGTTCGAGCAGGCCGACGGCGGCACGCTCTTTCTGGACGAGATCGGCGACATGCCCCTGGTGATGCAGGTCAAGCTGTTGCGCGCCATCCAGGAACGACAGATCGTGCGCGTCGGCGGCGACGCCCCGGTGTCCGTGCGTCTGCGCCTGATATGCGCCACCCACCAGGACCTGTTGCAGATGGTCAGGGATGGCAGGTTCCGGGAGGATCTCTACTACCGCATCCACGTGATCCACCTGCGCATCCCGCCCCTTCGGGAACGTCCCGAAGACATTCCCTGGCTGGTGCGGCAGTTCCTGGAGGCGCATGCGCGTGAAAGCGGTGAGCCGCTCAAGCAATTGACGGCCGCCGCCGAGCAGGCATTGCTGCGTCATCCATGGCCCGGCAACATCCGGGAGCTCAAGCACGCCGTTGAACGGGCCTGGATCCTGAACCCCGGCCCGCTGCTTCAGGCGGAGGTCTTCTTCGACGAACCGCGGGAACCGGCGCAGGGCGCGTATCAGGACGCCGGCCGCCTGAGCCATTACCTGAAAACCTGCGAGGAGAGTTACATCCGCCGCGCCCTGGAGCTGCATGACGGCCACATCGGGCACACCGCCGCCAACCTGGGCATCAGCCGCAAGAACCTCTGGGAACGAATGAAGCGTCTGGGAATGTCGGATTAG
- a CDS encoding ATP-binding protein — translation MILRNLSFRYKIPLRATVLVLITAVLITGAILAREYDQVRRDLFENAESMGRLLSNTLVTPMIHDDVWRVYETINSPLQAGQSTLGAELIMVLDPDRRIYVSTQPMDYPMLVGLERLGPEYARLDTALQEGAEKGPRAVELSEATHFFMVAPIVFDGVHLGMLVLEYPKSLFVPRFFSIVWRAGLITLLVLVLLLPLSWYWGRRMAEPLVQLADCMGRVGPEIPSEDECRLYESRDEIGQAGTQLKRMLAELRQKQELERGVMASERLAAVGRLTAGIAHEINNPLGGMLNAVSTYRRHGDPDAVTERTISLLERGLRQIKETVGALLVEARLESHALTPQDIHDIHTLILPDAHGKSLELVWDSRVREPLALPSTQVRQIMLNLLLNAVQASEPGGRVICRLWPREQGLHVEVVNHGEPISRMQMTRLFEPFSGTPGRGHGLGLWVTYQLVQQMEGRIEVQSGDGRTVFRVSLPLRVWEAA, via the coding sequence ATGATCCTTCGCAACCTCAGTTTCCGCTACAAGATCCCCCTGCGCGCGACGGTGCTGGTGCTCATTACCGCCGTGCTCATCACCGGCGCGATCCTGGCAAGGGAGTATGATCAGGTGCGTCGCGATCTGTTCGAGAATGCCGAGAGCATGGGGCGTCTCCTGTCCAATACCCTCGTCACACCGATGATTCACGATGATGTCTGGCGCGTTTACGAGACCATCAACTCGCCGCTGCAGGCGGGTCAGTCCACGCTGGGCGCCGAACTCATCATGGTGCTCGATCCGGACAGGCGGATATACGTGTCCACGCAACCCATGGACTACCCCATGCTCGTCGGGCTGGAGCGACTGGGCCCGGAGTACGCCAGGCTGGATACTGCATTGCAGGAGGGGGCGGAAAAGGGGCCCCGCGCCGTCGAGTTGTCCGAAGCCACCCACTTCTTCATGGTGGCGCCCATCGTGTTCGACGGTGTGCACCTGGGCATGCTCGTCCTGGAATATCCCAAATCCCTGTTCGTGCCCCGGTTCTTCAGTATCGTCTGGCGGGCGGGCCTGATCACGCTGCTGGTGCTGGTCCTGCTCCTGCCGCTGTCCTGGTACTGGGGCCGCCGCATGGCGGAACCGCTGGTGCAGCTGGCCGACTGCATGGGGCGCGTCGGCCCGGAGATCCCCTCCGAGGACGAGTGCCGCCTGTACGAATCCAGGGACGAGATCGGCCAGGCGGGTACCCAGTTGAAACGCATGCTCGCCGAGCTGCGCCAGAAGCAGGAACTGGAACGTGGTGTCATGGCGTCCGAGCGCCTGGCGGCCGTGGGGCGCCTGACCGCGGGGATCGCCCACGAGATCAACAACCCGCTCGGCGGCATGCTCAACGCCGTCAGTACCTATCGCCGCCATGGCGATCCGGACGCGGTCACGGAGCGCACCATATCGCTGCTGGAACGGGGATTGCGACAGATCAAGGAGACGGTGGGCGCGCTGCTCGTGGAGGCACGGCTGGAAAGCCATGCGCTCACGCCACAGGACATCCACGACATCCACACCCTCATCCTGCCGGACGCGCATGGCAAGTCACTGGAACTGGTCTGGGACAGCCGCGTCAGGGAACCGCTCGCGCTCCCCTCCACCCAGGTGCGCCAGATCATGCTCAACCTGCTGCTCAATGCCGTGCAGGCGAGTGAACCGGGCGGTCGGGTGATCTGCCGCCTGTGGCCCCGGGAACAGGGTCTGCATGTGGAGGTGGTCAATCACGGAGAACCCATCTCGCGCATGCAGATGACCCGCCTGTTTGAACCGTTCTCGGGGACGCCGGGCCGGGGCCATGGCCTCGGCCTGTGGGTCACCTACCAGTTGGTCCAGCAGATGGAAGGGCGTATCGAGGTGCAAAGCGGTGACGGGCGAACCGTATTCCGGGTGTCACTGCCGCTGCGCGTCTGGGAGGCCGCATGA
- a CDS encoding substrate-binding domain-containing protein — MKRRTLLRGLAAGMAGALAGGAVAGAPPLRIGLTPVFLDDQAAFLNDWRHYLAVRLGRPVAFVQRASYREIIEQVVMGGVDIAWVCGYPYVQQLSRMRLLAVPLYHGQPLYRSYFIVPAIDRISASLDDLDNQIFAFSDPNSNSGYLYTLYQLHQRGSVPERFFRRTFFTWSHRRVVEAVAVGMANGGAVDGYVWDTLERLHPEITGQTRVVKQSGQFGFPPFVAAASLSQAEFDAVQSVLMDMGRDETGTRLLEKLNLDGFVSGTARLYDEIAHMARATGRL; from the coding sequence ATGAAGCGAAGAACTCTATTGCGGGGACTGGCTGCCGGAATGGCGGGTGCCCTGGCGGGCGGCGCCGTCGCCGGTGCGCCCCCGTTGCGTATCGGCCTGACCCCGGTGTTTCTGGATGACCAGGCGGCCTTCCTTAACGACTGGCGGCATTACCTGGCGGTGCGGTTGGGACGCCCGGTGGCCTTCGTGCAACGGGCCAGCTACCGGGAGATCATCGAGCAGGTGGTGATGGGCGGCGTGGACATCGCCTGGGTCTGCGGCTACCCCTACGTCCAGCAGTTGAGCCGAATGCGCTTGCTGGCGGTGCCTCTGTACCACGGGCAGCCCCTGTACCGCTCCTACTTCATCGTGCCCGCCATCGACCGGATATCCGCATCGCTGGATGACCTGGACAATCAGATATTCGCCTTCTCGGATCCCAATTCCAATTCCGGCTACCTGTACACCCTCTATCAGCTGCATCAGCGCGGTAGCGTGCCCGAGCGCTTCTTCCGCAGGACGTTCTTCACCTGGTCCCATCGGCGGGTGGTGGAGGCCGTGGCCGTGGGCATGGCCAACGGAGGGGCGGTGGACGGTTACGTCTGGGATACCCTGGAACGGCTCCATCCGGAGATCACCGGGCAGACACGGGTGGTCAAGCAGTCCGGGCAATTCGGATTTCCGCCGTTCGTGGCCGCCGCCTCACTGTCGCAGGCCGAGTTCGACGCGGTGCAATCCGTGCTGATGGACATGGGCCGGGACGAGACGGGGACCCGCCTCCTGGAGAAACTCAACCTCGACGGTTTCGTGTCGGGCACCGCCCGGCTTTATGACGAGATCGCGCACATGGCCCGTGCGACGGGACGCCTGTAA
- a CDS encoding 4Fe-4S dicluster domain-containing protein — protein MAKWGMVIDLDKCTGCQACTTACGMENNTLPGENWQDVLYYNEGEYPSAQMKWLPRPCMQCENPSCVHVCPTRATYKDEAAGGIVFVDWNKCIGCKYCMIACPYGVRFYTDERPLLEPNIKDVFPGADGQQWSPPYQNPNVDWRRGIGIQPKGVVSKCTFCYHKVSQAPAGTPDLDEDDPELVEYVPACVRTCPPKARYFGDLDNPASNVNKLIADRKGVRLLDHTGNRPQVYYLGTGAGIPTFRPAPKA, from the coding sequence ATGGCAAAGTGGGGAATGGTCATCGACCTGGACAAGTGCACCGGATGCCAGGCCTGCACCACGGCCTGCGGCATGGAGAACAACACCCTGCCCGGTGAAAACTGGCAGGACGTGCTGTACTACAACGAAGGCGAGTACCCGAGCGCGCAGATGAAGTGGCTGCCGAGGCCATGCATGCAGTGCGAGAATCCCTCCTGCGTACACGTCTGCCCGACCCGGGCCACCTACAAGGACGAAGCGGCCGGGGGCATCGTGTTCGTGGACTGGAACAAGTGCATCGGCTGCAAGTACTGCATGATCGCCTGCCCGTACGGTGTGCGCTTCTATACCGACGAGCGGCCGCTGCTTGAGCCCAACATCAAGGACGTGTTCCCGGGCGCAGACGGACAGCAGTGGAGTCCGCCGTACCAGAACCCGAACGTCGACTGGCGCCGTGGCATCGGCATCCAGCCAAAGGGCGTGGTCTCCAAGTGCACCTTCTGCTACCACAAGGTGAGCCAGGCACCGGCCGGCACGCCAGACCTGGACGAGGATGATCCCGAACTGGTGGAGTACGTGCCCGCCTGCGTACGCACCTGCCCGCCCAAGGCACGCTACTTCGGCGATCTGGACAACCCGGCCTCCAACGTGAACAAGCTCATTGCCGATCGCAAGGGGGTACGCCTTCTGGACCACACGGGCAACAGGCCGCAGGTCTACTACCTGGGCACCGGAGCCGGCATCCCGACCTTCCGGCCCGCCCCCAAGGCATAA
- a CDS encoding molybdopterin-dependent oxidoreductase, translating into MNVLKALMTRRRFLKVSGTVGVAGAAAAKLTGFTAAATASAPAGATIRGETTVTKNICAQCPARCGIDVYTTNGRVHAIYGDKGNPIANGKLCPKGHLGTYFLYDPDRFRGPMKRTNPRKGRNEDPGFVPISWDEALDTVAARINRLRENGEAHRFAHFYGRGWGSSDAGLYGDFGKLIGTPNSAIGHASMCAEGSKRAKQATDGNNSYNAYDYRNTNYILCFGASFLEAFRPYNYLMQVWGYMRSKSPMTRVTAIDVRMNPTLAAADRALMVKPGTDGALALAIAHVMLTEGLWDRDFVGDFHDGRNRFRAGQRIAPGSFEEKWTQGLIGWWNDEVKDRTPSWAESVTGVPARQIVTVAREFGTTRPAMAIMERGPTAHTNGVYNGMAIHALNALSGAMFAEGGLFYQMGSPYGPLPANSDDHMDDIAREMRGKHPRIDMARTDRWPMSGTMMQEVARNHVNGDPYKLDTAMFFYTNPVWTAPDTSHWETMLSEIFVIDTSPFPGETAMFADLVLPDHTYLERLQDAPTYPFEGWPMAALRVPAVDPIYDTKHFGDTLIEIGKRINGPTAEFYRRLDNVENCLRHRAEGFRDNPGDNGVMDFETWKEKGVWYRKPYHWRQVRGEFYEWDGEGYNRRMTPEEVRDKLLRTPSGRFELKASFLEAHADYINSRLGVPHERVGYPQWIEPRHTGGDRDLHFVTPKTPLTAEGRSGNIPHATALQQPSVGGRRTVYMEIHPKTARERGIRNGDLVRVTSDLGSIHAYCRFTASNRPDTVVLPYEHGHWAQGRWATAQERSTHPGNPSEITANVSDPISGLACYYTGKVTVERA; encoded by the coding sequence ATGAATGTCTTGAAGGCACTCATGACCCGTCGCCGCTTCCTGAAGGTCAGCGGCACCGTGGGCGTCGCCGGCGCAGCCGCGGCTAAACTCACCGGATTCACCGCCGCAGCCACGGCATCCGCACCCGCCGGAGCCACGATCCGCGGCGAGACCACGGTGACCAAGAACATCTGCGCACAGTGTCCGGCACGCTGCGGCATCGACGTGTACACCACCAACGGCCGCGTACATGCCATCTACGGCGACAAGGGCAACCCCATCGCCAACGGAAAGCTCTGCCCCAAGGGACATCTGGGCACGTACTTTCTGTACGACCCGGACCGCTTCCGGGGCCCCATGAAGCGCACCAACCCGCGCAAGGGGCGCAACGAGGATCCGGGGTTCGTGCCAATCTCCTGGGACGAGGCACTGGACACGGTGGCCGCGCGCATCAACCGGCTGCGCGAGAACGGCGAGGCACACCGGTTCGCCCACTTCTACGGGCGCGGCTGGGGTTCCTCGGATGCCGGCCTCTATGGGGATTTCGGCAAACTGATCGGCACCCCCAACTCGGCCATCGGTCATGCCTCCATGTGCGCGGAAGGGTCCAAGCGCGCAAAGCAGGCTACCGACGGCAACAACTCCTATAACGCCTACGATTACAGGAACACGAACTATATCCTGTGCTTCGGCGCTTCCTTCCTGGAGGCATTCCGGCCCTACAACTATCTGATGCAGGTGTGGGGATACATGCGCAGCAAGAGTCCGATGACGCGCGTCACCGCCATCGACGTGCGCATGAACCCGACCCTCGCGGCGGCCGATCGCGCCCTGATGGTCAAGCCCGGAACGGACGGCGCCCTGGCCCTGGCCATCGCCCATGTCATGCTCACCGAAGGACTCTGGGACAGGGATTTCGTTGGCGACTTCCACGACGGCCGCAACCGCTTCCGTGCCGGCCAGCGCATTGCCCCGGGAAGCTTTGAGGAGAAGTGGACCCAGGGACTGATCGGCTGGTGGAACGATGAAGTCAAGGACCGTACGCCGAGCTGGGCCGAGAGCGTCACCGGCGTCCCTGCGCGACAGATCGTCACCGTTGCCCGGGAGTTCGGCACCACCCGGCCGGCCATGGCGATCATGGAGCGCGGCCCCACGGCGCATACCAATGGCGTGTACAACGGAATGGCCATTCACGCCCTGAATGCCCTGTCCGGCGCGATGTTCGCCGAAGGCGGTCTGTTCTACCAGATGGGCTCCCCGTACGGACCGCTTCCCGCCAACTCGGACGACCACATGGATGACATCGCCCGGGAAATGCGCGGTAAGCATCCGCGCATCGACATGGCGCGCACGGATCGCTGGCCCATGTCCGGGACCATGATGCAGGAGGTTGCCCGCAACCATGTGAACGGGGACCCCTACAAGCTGGACACGGCCATGTTCTTCTACACGAACCCCGTGTGGACGGCACCCGACACCAGCCACTGGGAAACGATGCTGAGCGAGATCTTCGTGATCGACACCTCGCCGTTCCCGGGCGAAACGGCCATGTTCGCCGACCTGGTGCTCCCAGATCACACCTACCTGGAGCGCCTACAGGACGCACCCACCTATCCCTTCGAGGGCTGGCCCATGGCCGCCCTGCGGGTGCCGGCCGTCGATCCGATCTACGACACCAAGCACTTCGGCGACACGCTGATCGAGATCGGCAAGCGCATCAACGGGCCCACTGCGGAGTTCTACCGCAGGCTGGACAATGTGGAGAACTGCCTGCGCCATCGGGCCGAGGGTTTCCGCGACAACCCCGGCGACAACGGCGTGATGGACTTCGAGACATGGAAGGAGAAAGGCGTCTGGTACAGGAAGCCCTATCACTGGCGGCAGGTGCGCGGCGAGTTCTACGAGTGGGACGGCGAGGGTTACAACCGCCGGATGACGCCCGAGGAAGTCAGGGACAAACTGCTCAGAACGCCCTCCGGCCGATTCGAGCTGAAAGCCTCGTTCCTGGAGGCCCACGCGGACTACATCAACAGCCGGCTCGGCGTACCCCACGAACGGGTCGGATACCCCCAGTGGATCGAGCCGCGCCATACCGGCGGTGATCGCGATCTGCATTTCGTCACACCCAAGACCCCGCTGACCGCCGAGGGCCGCAGCGGCAACATTCCGCACGCCACCGCCTTGCAGCAGCCCTCGGTAGGCGGGCGGCGGACCGTGTACATGGAGATCCATCCGAAGACGGCGCGGGAACGCGGCATCCGCAACGGCGACCTGGTGAGGGTCACCTCCGATCTGGGATCGATCCACGCGTATTGCCGCTTCACCGCTTCCAATCGCCCGGACACGGTGGTGCTCCCCTATGAGCACGGCCACTGGGCACAGGGGCGCTGGGCCACGGCCCAGGAGCGCAGCACACACCCCGGAAATCCAAGCGAAATCACCGCGAACGTCTCGGATCCCATCTCCGGTCTTGCCTGCTATTACACCGGCAAAGTCACCGTCGAACGGGCCTGA